A region from the Nonlabens sp. YIK11 genome encodes:
- a CDS encoding tRNA pseudouridine synthase A: MFRKERYFYIIKFQYLGFRFHGWQKQPDLPTVERMVQRTLRFVFDHSNFKVLAAGRTDARVSVNETAIELFLDDDPIADLEVFLKEFNLNLPSDIRALSIEPTTADFNIINAPKLKEYIYLFSHGEKFHPFCAPLMVYMKTELDIELMKKAARLFVGEKDFWSYTYKPTAGTTTTSVVESCYIEENNLFTANFFPEESFCFRVSGKGFKRHQVRLMMGALFDLGMGKMSWTEFEQTLDGSNQIHLSHIAPSSGLILFRTELTQ; this comes from the coding sequence ATGTTCAGAAAAGAAAGATACTTTTATATAATCAAATTCCAGTACCTAGGTTTCAGGTTTCATGGTTGGCAAAAGCAGCCGGACCTTCCTACCGTGGAACGTATGGTGCAGCGCACGTTGCGATTTGTTTTTGATCATTCCAATTTTAAAGTGCTTGCTGCAGGTAGAACAGATGCTCGAGTGTCCGTCAATGAAACGGCGATTGAATTGTTTCTTGATGACGATCCCATTGCCGATCTTGAGGTCTTTCTAAAAGAATTCAACCTCAACTTGCCTAGTGACATTAGAGCATTGAGCATTGAGCCTACCACAGCAGACTTTAATATCATCAATGCGCCCAAGCTCAAGGAGTACATCTATCTTTTCTCGCATGGTGAGAAATTCCATCCTTTTTGCGCGCCGCTCATGGTGTACATGAAAACAGAACTTGACATTGAGCTCATGAAAAAAGCAGCCCGACTGTTTGTGGGCGAGAAGGATTTCTGGTCCTATACCTATAAACCTACTGCGGGAACCACTACGACAAGCGTGGTAGAAAGTTGTTATATAGAAGAAAACAATCTCTTTACAGCAAACTTTTTCCCTGAGGAGAGTTTCTGCTTTCGCGTAAGCGGTAAAGGTTTCAAACGCCACCAGGTGCGACTCATGATGGGAGCACTTTTTGATCTGGGAATGGGAAAAATGAGTTGGACTGAATTCGAGCAAACGCTAGATGGCTCCAATCAGATTCATTTATCGCACATTGCTCCCAGCAGCGGACTGATACTTTTTAGAACGGAATTAACACAGTAA
- a CDS encoding pyridoxal phosphate-dependent aminotransferase, whose amino-acid sequence MIATAKRLDSVQEYYFATKLREVRALMNEGKPIINAGIGSPDLLPPDHVIPALIEALQDDKAHGYQSYLGLPELRQAMADFYQSYYHVQLNPETEIIPLMGSKEGILHISLAFLNPGDQVLIPDPGYPTYASATQLCEAQAVTYHLTADHHWMPDFEALEQLDLSKVKLMWTNYPNMPTGAAGNIEVFEKLVAFARKHDILVVNDNPYSCVGYEKKISIHQVEGSLDCALELNSISKTFNMAGWRVGMLTGNAEVLKEVLKVKTNMDSGMFYGVQKGAIAALKTDALWLANQDETYTKRRELTLQVAHALNLKPEPQTGGLFVWCKLPDGIHDDKEFVDDVLHNKHIFITPGSIFGKNGAGYVRFSLCVKEEEIATMLDRVSKKENA is encoded by the coding sequence ATGATAGCAACAGCAAAAAGACTTGATAGCGTTCAAGAATATTACTTCGCCACAAAATTACGCGAGGTACGCGCATTGATGAATGAAGGCAAACCTATTATCAATGCAGGTATAGGCAGTCCAGACTTGCTGCCTCCAGATCATGTGATCCCAGCACTAATAGAAGCATTGCAGGATGACAAGGCGCACGGCTACCAGAGTTACCTGGGCTTGCCAGAATTGCGCCAGGCGATGGCAGATTTTTATCAGTCGTACTACCATGTTCAGCTTAACCCAGAGACAGAGATCATACCCTTGATGGGAAGTAAAGAAGGTATTTTGCACATCTCACTTGCATTTTTAAATCCAGGCGATCAGGTCTTGATTCCAGATCCTGGCTATCCTACCTATGCGAGTGCGACCCAATTATGTGAGGCGCAAGCCGTGACTTACCATCTTACTGCAGATCACCACTGGATGCCAGATTTCGAGGCTCTGGAACAATTGGATCTATCCAAAGTAAAACTTATGTGGACCAATTACCCCAACATGCCTACAGGTGCCGCGGGAAATATTGAAGTTTTTGAAAAACTAGTCGCGTTTGCGCGCAAGCATGATATTCTGGTCGTTAACGATAATCCATACTCTTGTGTAGGTTATGAAAAAAAGATCAGCATCCATCAAGTAGAAGGATCATTGGATTGTGCGCTGGAGCTTAATTCCATCAGTAAAACCTTCAACATGGCTGGCTGGCGTGTTGGGATGTTGACAGGAAATGCAGAAGTATTGAAAGAAGTTCTTAAAGTCAAGACCAATATGGACAGCGGTATGTTCTACGGTGTACAAAAAGGCGCCATCGCAGCCTTAAAAACCGATGCGCTATGGCTAGCAAATCAAGATGAAACCTATACCAAAAGAAGAGAATTGACACTACAAGTTGCACATGCTCTCAACCTAAAACCAGAACCGCAAACTGGTGGTTTATTTGTATGGTGCAAGTTACCAGATGGCATACATGACGATAAGGAGTTTGTGGATGATGTGTTGCATAACAAGCACATCTTCATTACACCAGGAAGTATCTTTGGTAAGAACGGTGCTGGCTACGTTCGGTTTTCTCTTTGTGTAAAGGAAGAGGAAATAGCTACAATGCTTGATAGGGTATCCAAAAAAGAGAACGCATGA
- a CDS encoding DUF6364 family protein, giving the protein MKKKLTLSIDEAVIQKAKEFAQGTDRSLSELIESTLQRILNGSTINEPDTSYRTENRKQKKQNGEWKLPDFLSGIAGVAPLDIDYVKDRDMIREERYSKQ; this is encoded by the coding sequence ATGAAAAAGAAACTCACATTAAGTATCGACGAAGCTGTAATTCAAAAGGCAAAGGAATTTGCTCAAGGAACGGATCGTAGCTTATCTGAATTGATAGAAAGTACCCTTCAAAGGATATTGAATGGCTCAACTATAAACGAACCTGATACATCATATAGAACTGAAAACCGAAAACAGAAAAAACAAAATGGTGAATGGAAATTACCAGATTTTCTCAGTGGAATTGCGGGTGTCGCTCCTTTAGATATTGATTATGTAAAAGATCGTGATATGATTAGAGAAGAGCGTTATTCAAAGCAATAG
- a CDS encoding DUF2911 domain-containing protein, with product MKNILLAAAAMAITFTATAQEFAELDKSPMDAAYYPAQATKRAFAKTDEQKAALQPQIRVLYSRPSLNGRNVFTATDEKGSGITKYGSKWRLGANESTEITLMSNAMIGDQVLPAGRYSIVVVPTENEWTFHINAENDGWGNFSHKAEMDVLTTTIPVTTEDKSLENLSIALYSPNNDNVVHMKMGWGTYRAELPITIL from the coding sequence ATGAAAAACATACTTTTAGCCGCAGCTGCCATGGCGATCACTTTTACAGCAACCGCTCAGGAATTTGCTGAATTGGACAAGAGCCCAATGGATGCCGCTTACTATCCAGCGCAAGCTACTAAGCGCGCTTTCGCGAAAACGGACGAGCAAAAAGCAGCCCTGCAACCACAAATCAGAGTGCTATACAGCAGACCTAGTCTTAACGGTCGTAACGTATTCACGGCAACTGACGAGAAAGGTTCTGGTATAACAAAATATGGATCCAAATGGAGATTAGGTGCTAATGAAAGTACAGAAATCACCTTAATGTCCAACGCGATGATAGGTGACCAAGTGTTGCCAGCAGGTCGTTATTCTATTGTTGTAGTACCTACTGAGAATGAGTGGACGTTCCACATCAATGCAGAAAATGATGGATGGGGAAATTTCTCTCACAAGGCAGAGATGGATGTGTTGACCACAACTATTCCTGTAACTACAGAAGATAAAAGTCTTGAAAACCTGAGCATTGCCTTGTATTCTCCTAACAACGACAACGTTGTGCATATGAAAATGGGTTGGGGAACTTATAGAGCTGAGCTTCCTATCACGATTCTCTAG
- a CDS encoding prephenate dehydrogenase: protein MKNVFLIGTGLIGGSMLLDLREHFKDAVFYGVDQNESHAKRAVENGIVDQVASIKDVVNADLVLISVPVDAALEVLPQVLDLVPELALVMDVGSTKEEICKTVENHKNRRQFLAAHPIAGTEFSGPDAAIKSLFNDKTMIVCEVEKTAFKLQEMAKEIFDVLGMRVRYMTPLTHDRHIAFVSHLSHISSFMLGKTVIQEEQVEQDIFDLAGSGFESTVRLAKSSPAMWTPIFAQNKKHVLDSLDGYIENLVRFRESVNNNNYKAIFDDMEQTNRIKTILKGIQNGK, encoded by the coding sequence ATGAAAAACGTATTTCTTATAGGAACCGGCCTGATAGGTGGATCCATGTTGCTAGACTTGCGGGAGCATTTCAAGGATGCTGTTTTTTACGGTGTTGATCAGAATGAGTCGCATGCAAAACGTGCGGTAGAAAATGGTATCGTGGATCAGGTAGCTAGTATAAAAGACGTGGTTAATGCAGACCTTGTTTTGATTTCGGTTCCTGTAGATGCAGCTCTTGAAGTATTGCCACAGGTGCTGGATCTTGTGCCAGAACTGGCGCTGGTCATGGATGTGGGCTCTACTAAAGAAGAGATTTGCAAAACGGTAGAGAACCACAAGAATAGAAGACAGTTTCTCGCGGCACATCCCATTGCGGGAACAGAGTTTTCTGGGCCAGACGCCGCGATAAAATCCCTGTTTAATGATAAAACCATGATTGTTTGCGAGGTAGAAAAAACCGCATTCAAGCTGCAAGAAATGGCCAAAGAAATATTTGACGTACTTGGAATGAGAGTGAGATACATGACGCCACTTACTCACGATAGGCACATCGCATTTGTTTCCCACCTATCACATATCTCAAGCTTCATGTTGGGAAAGACGGTGATACAGGAAGAACAAGTAGAGCAGGACATTTTTGACCTCGCCGGCAGTGGTTTTGAAAGCACCGTACGCCTGGCCAAAAGTTCGCCAGCGATGTGGACGCCCATTTTTGCGCAGAATAAGAAACACGTCCTGGACTCGCTGGACGGATATATTGAAAATTTAGTTCGCTTTCGCGAAAGCGTAAACAACAATAACTACAAAGCCATATTTGACGATATGGAACAAACCAACCGAATAAAAACGATTTTAAAAGGAATACAAAATGGAAAATAA
- a CDS encoding type II toxin-antitoxin system VapC family toxin, with protein sequence MKYFLDTNILVDLVTMRAPFGKVAAQLFETAKKEKWELFSSAISITTTHYILSKSLDNRSATEVIGKILDLLTIVPADSSILRRAVSHPISDYEDAVQFECAASLKGVDGFITRNKKDFKHASIPVFAPEEVLF encoded by the coding sequence ATGAAATATTTCCTTGACACCAACATACTAGTCGATCTTGTGACTATGAGAGCACCATTTGGAAAGGTTGCCGCTCAATTATTTGAAACCGCAAAAAAGGAAAAGTGGGAGCTATTTTCCTCTGCGATTAGTATCACGACAACACACTATATCTTGTCTAAATCATTGGACAATAGATCTGCTACAGAGGTTATTGGAAAAATTCTAGATCTGTTGACCATTGTTCCCGCAGATTCTTCCATCTTACGTAGAGCGGTTTCTCATCCAATTAGCGATTACGAAGACGCTGTACAATTTGAATGCGCTGCATCCCTAAAAGGCGTCGATGGCTTCATTACCAGAAACAAAAAGGATTTTAAACACGCCAGCATTCCAGTGTTTGCGCCAGAAGAGGTTTTGTTTTAG
- the gldA gene encoding gliding motility-associated ABC transporter ATP-binding subunit GldA — MSIEVSNITKTYGSQKALDDVSFSIKSGEIVGFLGPNGAGKSTMMRILTTYLNADEGTATVNGKNVTTESRAVQSSIGYLPENNPLYPDMYVKEYLAFSASIYKVSNASQRIEAVILETGLESHKNKKIQELSKGYKQRVGLANALLHEPKVLILDEPTTGLDPNQLVEIRSLIRKVSQNTTILLSTHIMQEVEAMCDRVIIINKGQIVADDYLKNLKSDEIQVIDVEFDYRVEPELLQRIPLVREVKELHGFNYRLRFETKKDQRSGVFDFAHDNELKILSLNKRNKNLEAMFQELTGE; from the coding sequence ATGTCTATTGAAGTTTCCAACATCACTAAAACATACGGCAGCCAAAAGGCGCTGGATGACGTTTCATTCTCCATTAAATCTGGAGAGATCGTTGGCTTTTTGGGGCCCAATGGTGCTGGAAAATCTACCATGATGCGTATTCTAACGACTTATCTCAATGCAGATGAAGGCACCGCGACAGTCAATGGAAAAAATGTAACGACTGAATCCAGAGCGGTACAAAGTTCCATAGGCTACCTGCCAGAGAACAACCCGCTATATCCAGATATGTATGTGAAGGAATACCTCGCATTTAGCGCTAGTATTTATAAGGTTTCAAACGCTTCCCAGCGCATTGAAGCCGTGATTCTGGAAACGGGTCTGGAATCACATAAGAACAAAAAGATCCAAGAGCTTTCCAAAGGTTACAAACAACGTGTAGGTCTGGCCAATGCCTTGCTGCACGAGCCCAAAGTCTTGATCCTTGATGAACCTACCACAGGTCTAGATCCCAATCAACTGGTAGAGATACGCAGTCTGATACGCAAAGTATCCCAAAACACGACCATCCTACTTTCTACGCATATTATGCAAGAAGTTGAGGCCATGTGTGATCGAGTGATCATCATCAATAAAGGACAAATCGTCGCCGATGATTATCTAAAGAATCTCAAAAGCGATGAGATCCAGGTAATCGATGTTGAGTTTGACTATCGTGTGGAACCAGAATTGTTACAGCGCATACCTCTAGTGCGCGAAGTCAAAGAACTTCACGGCTTCAATTACCGATTGCGTTTTGAAACCAAAAAAGACCAGCGCAGCGGCGTTTTTGATTTTGCCCATGATAATGAATTGAAGATTCTTTCCTTAAATAAAAGAAACAAGAATCTGGAAGCGATGTTTCAGGAGTTGACGGGTGAATAA
- a CDS encoding prephenate dehydratase: MKVAIQGVKGSYHHQVADLLYGEVELLECSTFDQLSRAVAQGDVDKGVMAIGNSIAGSILPNYTLISENGLNITAECYLDIDHQLMALKGQSLDDIVEVQSHPMALLQCKPFFRDYPEIKLVETDDTAAAAYRIQRDGKKGIAAIASSIAATIYDLDIIASDIQEIKNNATRFVVVEKEQEDQQEPNKATINFVSSHEAGSLARILTIFGAQRINLTKIQSIPIVDKPFLFSFVADLEFEALDQFTKARQQIQPYIKELTVLGIYKSATL, from the coding sequence ATGAAGGTTGCAATACAAGGTGTAAAGGGATCGTACCACCATCAAGTGGCTGATCTATTGTATGGAGAGGTCGAGCTGCTGGAGTGCAGCACTTTTGACCAATTGAGTCGTGCCGTGGCTCAAGGCGATGTGGATAAAGGCGTCATGGCCATAGGCAATTCCATCGCTGGTAGCATCTTGCCTAATTATACACTGATTAGTGAAAATGGGCTGAACATTACTGCAGAGTGCTATCTGGACATTGACCACCAACTCATGGCTCTCAAGGGTCAATCACTGGATGATATTGTCGAGGTGCAATCGCATCCCATGGCTTTGTTGCAATGCAAGCCATTCTTTAGAGACTATCCTGAAATAAAACTGGTAGAAACTGATGATACTGCGGCAGCGGCCTACCGTATACAGCGCGATGGCAAAAAAGGTATCGCAGCCATAGCGTCCAGCATCGCAGCGACCATCTATGATCTGGACATTATTGCCAGTGACATTCAAGAAATCAAAAACAACGCTACCAGATTTGTAGTGGTAGAAAAGGAACAAGAGGATCAACAGGAACCCAACAAGGCGACGATCAACTTTGTGAGCAGTCACGAGGCTGGATCGCTGGCGCGTATATTGACGATTTTTGGCGCACAGCGCATCAACCTTACTAAAATTCAGTCCATTCCAATTGTGGATAAGCCTTTTCTATTCTCTTTTGTGGCAGACCTAGAATTTGAGGCATTAGATCAATTTACCAAAGCAAGACAGCAAATCCAGCCGTACATAAAAGAGTTGACGGTCTTAGGAATTTATAAAAGCGCTACATTATGA